AGCACTTGTCGCTTACTGCAGAGACCGCCTCTGGGTACGGCTCTTTCGTGTCCCGGCTTTTCACAAACTCCATGGCAACCATTGCACCCTGCGCTCGAACGTCTCCAATCACCGGATACCGCTTCTGTAACTCCAACAACACTGCGCACATCTTTCGGCCAATCTCGACTGCTCGCTCGGCTAGCCCCTCTCGTTCGATCACTTCAATCACTTTCAATGCCGCGACGGCTGCGAGCGGATTACCGCCATAGGTGCCCCCAAGCCCTCCAACTTCCGTCGAATCCATGATTTCCGCCTTACCGACAACAGCAGAAATCGGCAGTCCCGCTCCAAGAGACTTCGCCATCACGACGATGTCTGGGTCGAGATTGGTGTAGTGATTCGTGGAAAACATTTTCCCCGTCCGTCCAAATCCGGTCTGAACTTCATCCACAATGAACAAAATCCCGCGGTCGGCGCATATCTTTCTTATCTTCGGCAGGTAATCCGGGGGAGGAACGATGAACCCTCCTTCCCCCTGTACGGGTTCCACAATCACGGCGGCCACATCATTGGCGTCAACATAAGTGTCAAAGGCCTGAATGATGGCAGTCACACATTGGTAACCGCAGTCACCATAGGTCTGTCCAAACGGGCAACGGTAACAGTTTGCAAATGGCAAACGATACACTTCCGGGACAAACGGTCCGAACCCGGCCTTGTACGGATGAACCTTGCTGGTGAGAGCCAAACCCATGTTTGTCCTGCCGTGAAACGCATAGTCAAAAGCCATCACAGCACAACGGTTGGTGTACGACCTAGATACCTTGATCGCATTTTCTACTGCTTCTGCGCCGCTGTTGGCCAGCAGAGCTTTTTTCTCGCCATCCATCGGCGCAATCCGGCAAAGTTCCTCCACAAGTTGAAGATAGGGTTCGTTCATCGCAACGTGAAAGCACGTATGAAAGAACCGTTCCGCCTGCTCTTTCACTGCCGTGACGACTTCGGGATGCGAGTGACCAACATTCAGGCATCCGATGCCGCCTGCAAAATCGAGGTACTCCATGCCATCAGCATCCCACAACCTCACCCCTTGCGCGCGAGTGACGGTGATTGAATTTTGCACGGAGACTCCCTTTGGGACATACTTTTGTCGACGCTCTATGGCAGATGGTCGAACAAACGGCTGAGATGTTGACAAACTGCTCCCCCCTAGAAAGCAATACAAGTTGGCGAACCTATGAATGCTTCACGCAAGAGTCATGCCAACCTGACCATCAGCGGTACGTCCGTCACACGCCGGGACTTTTCCCTCACGGGATTCACACCTGCATGTCATACGTGTATAGTTAATTCAGTATTGAATTATTTTTCACACAAAAGGAAGATAGCGCATGATTCCTGCATTCCTCGCGTTGAACGTCCTAGATACCCCCATCCTCTTTTTTAACGAGCACGACCAACTCACGTGGGCCAATGATGCAGCCCATGCGACATTCTCAGAGTTGAAGATGGGTCAAGTATGGAATACAATGCCCTTTCCCGATGGATACCTCTACCAGCTCCATGCCTTTTCGCATGAATTCACAGTCGGAACGCTTGTTGAGTGCATCCGAAACGAAGACATTTCCATTCGTTCGGAAAACCATGTACTTCAGGCTCGCAACCGGGAGCTCGAACGGCTTCTGGACGCGGCATCCGACGAACTGTTTGTCACCGATGGGGACGGGCGGATTCTCTTGGTGAACCAATCGACGGAATCCTTCTATGAGATGAAACTAGAAGACATCATCGGAAGAACTGTGTTCGAATTGGAGGAACAACGCGTCTTCTACCCGTCCGTAACAGCCATGGTATTGCGGGAGCGGCGCCGGCAAACCATCCTTCAAAAGACACGGGACGGACGAAACCTCGCCGTCACTGGCACACCGGTCGTCAATGATAATGGAGATATTGTACGGGTAATTTCAACAGCCATTGACCTGCATCAACTGGCATTCTTCCAACCTGAAATGAGACAAAATGGCAACCCGTACGACTTCGGTGAAGCACCGGCAGAAGCACCGTTTGACACGAAAATCATCGCGGAGAGCCAACCCATGCGCGACTTGCAAAGGCGCATCAATCGCCTTGCGTCTTTTGACGCAGCCGTTCTGCTGATGGGCGAAACCGGCGTGGGAAAGAATGTACTCGCAAATCACATCCACAAGATAAGCCGACGCTCCTCCGAACCCTTCGTAGAAATCAACTGCGCAACCATCCCCGACGCTCTGTTTGAAAGCGAATTGTTCGGGTACGAGCGGGGTGCCTTCACTGGGTCAAACAGAAGTGGAAAACCTGGAAAAGTGGAAGTTGCCCATGGAGGCACACTGTTCCTTGATGAAATTGGGGAAATTCCGCTTCACATGCAATCCAAACTACTCGACCTCGTACAGAATCACACCTTTACTCGTGTGGGAAGCGTTCATTCAAAAACAGTCGATGTACGAATTATCGCGGCTACCAATCGAGACTTGCGAGAGATGGTGGAGAAGGGCCTGTTTCGCGCGGATCTTTACTATCGGCTCGATGTCATCAAGCTGCACGTGCCGCCGCTGCGTGAACGGTTGGCTGACATTCCGGCATTGAGTATGGCGATTTTGTCAGACTTGGCGAAGCGGCATCGACAGCCGCCGAAGACGCTGCATCCATCCACGGTTTCCGTTCTACAGTCGTACCCTTGGCCCGGCAACATTCGGGAACTGCACAACGTTCTCGAACAGGTGGTTGTGTGGCAGGACGCACAGATCATATTGCCCATCCATCTCCCAGAACACGTACAACACCACAGCCAGCAACCGTCGATGGACATACACCATCCAGGAGGGGACGACGACATCCGTCCGCTCGAGGGTGGACTGTCAGAATTACTGAATCGTTACGAGCGCCAAGTGCTGCAGCATGCGCTGGCGCGGTGGGGGACGACCTACGCGATTGCTGAGCAGCTGAAGGTCAGTCAACCAACGGTGTCACGAAAGTTGAAAAAGCACGGGCTGATTTGAACAAAGGCGTTCCTGTTTGCAAACCAAGGTGGATACTGCGTCCGGCGACTGACCGGGCTTCCGAGATTGCATCGCGTGCCTCCATAGACCCGCCGGAGACGCAAAGGTGCCGCAATGTTGGGTGCCTGGCTGTTTGCCATCACGCCTCCCTGCCCCGCCTCCGCCTTGACTTTCGGCATTTATTTTCGTTAACTAAATAATATAATCAACAAGGAGCGCGATTGCCCGTGGACAGTGGCTACATGGACCAGTTTCTGACGTACTGGCAGGCCATCAACCGGCACCTGCGACGAGGCATGCTGTCGGCAGGCACGGAACACATCACCCGCCTTCAATGGATGTTGCTGCGGCATGTGCACAAGGCGTCGAACACGACGATGGGCAGCCTGGCCGAGAAGTTTGGTGTTCGCCCCAGCACCGTTTCACAGATGACGGACCGCCTGGAAAAAGCGGGCCTGGTGACTCGCCTGTCGGGAACGCAGGACGCCAGACAAAAGGTCGTGCGGCTGACGCCAAAGGGCGAAGAACTGATTCATCAGGTGGAAGCCGTTTGGGCAGAGCGGCTGGTCCAAGGACTCAATCACTTCACGGACTCAGAGCTGGCGCAGTTGATTGAACTGCTCGGCCGGTTGGCGAATGCCATGCGGGATGCCAACACAAACGATGAGACCAACACAAACATTGAAACCAACTAGACCAGAAGTGCAGGTGTGGATGCCATGCTGCTGAGAAGATACAAAGATAAAACCGTGCTGCATTTGCAAATCGCCCGTACCCTGCGCAGTATCACGCAAGGCATCGCCGTCGTGGACTTGACGCTCTACCTCAAGGACTTGCATTGGTCGGGCGCCGCCATTGGCGCCGTCATGTCGGCGGCCGGGCTGGTGGGTGCCGCGCTGATCTTGCTCGTCGGCATCATGAGCGATCGACTCGGCCGCAAGCCGTTTCTCATCGTCTACGAAATCCTCACCGCCATCGCCGCGTTGCTCATGGTTTTTACAACCCAGCCCGTCATTCTGACCCTCATCATCGTACTCACGGGCTTTGGCCGCGGTCAAAACGGGGCTGCTGGGCCGTTTACGCCTGCAGAACAAGCATGGATGGCTGCCCGCGTCCCCCAGTCTGAGCGCGGCAGCGTATTCAGTACCAATACGGCACTGGGCTTCTTTGGCATGGCCATCGGCGCGCTGGTCGCCGGCACCCCGAGTCTGTGGCGTGAACAACTGCCAGGTGCGCTCGGGTTCCACCCGTTGTTTGTTCTGATGTTCTTGATTTCGCTGGCCTGCGTGACTGTCATTGCGACGGCACCCACCGGCAAGACGGTGGACACGGCTTCCACGCACACGCGAAACCCAGCACCCCCCGCGCCAGCGCTCAGCAACAAAGCGACCGAGTCCACGATTCGACGCCAAGAGAATCGCAACATGGCAAAACTCGCGGCGGTCAATGTACTCAACGGCCTCGCCATCGGTTTCATGGGGCCGATGATGTCATACTGGTTCTCTACGAAGTTCGGCGTGTCCTCATCGGAAATCGGCACCACCTTGGCGGTGTCCTTTCTGTTGACCGCATTGTCTTCACTCATCACCGGCTTTCTCACCCGGCGGTTCGGCATGGTCCGGTCTGTCGTCTGGCTGCAGTTGTTTGGGATCGCGATGGTTATCCTGCTCCCCCTGGCACCGACGTTCTGGCTGGCATCCGCGATTTACGTCATCCGTTCCGCCTTCAGCCGCGGGACGCAAGGCGCTCGGTCGGCCCTCAGCAGCAGTCTCACGCGCGACCAGCGGCGCGGGTTTTCGGTGAGCATGAACTCGCTGGCGATGCGTCTGCCGTCCGCGATTGGGCCGACGCTCTCAGGTACGATGCTCGATGCGGGGATTTTCACCGTCCCCTTCCTGATTACGGGCGCCCTGCAGCTGTGCTCGACGCTGTTGTACGGACGGTTGTTCCGAGGCTTTGATGTACACGGCAGCGATGAGGAACGCCCAGCCCACCCGGACGACCAGCGGAAGGAGTCGACGTAAATGCAGGAAATGCGCGAACTTCGTGCAGGCGCCGGCCTTGGCGGACACGGCGGCGGCAACCGATGGCAGATGCGGGAACTTGCGAAGGGCGAACACTTTGACTGGCCCATCATCCGACGCGCGCTCGAAGCGTTTGTTCCTTACTGGAAACACGCCATTCTCGTTTCCTTTGTGATTTTGGCCACATCCGTGGGCGGCGTGGTGCCAGCCTGGCTGACACAGCAGATTATCGACGAGGGCATCGACAAACGCCGCATGTCCGTCGTGATCTTCTTCACCCTGGCGCTCATCCTGACCGCGATTGCGACGGGACTTATCAGTGTGCTGCAGACCTGGCTGAGTAACCTCATCGCCCAGAACGTCATGGCGGACTACCGGATGACGCTGTTCCGGCACCTGCAGCGACAGACCGTCAGTTTTTTCGCGTCCAGACAGGCGGGTGACCTGGTTTCCCGTGTCACCAACGACGTGACGGCCATTCAGAACGTGGTGACAACCACCATTGTCGGATTTCTGAGCAATCTGCTGAGCATCGCTGCAACCCTGTTCATGATGTTCAGCATGAACTGGAAACTGGCCGTCCTCGCCGTGATTGTCGTGCCTGGGTTTGTCATCCCGACCCAGCGCGTTGGGCGCGCACGCCAGGAGCTTCAGGCGAAAATTCAGGAGTGGCTCTCGCGCATGACTGTACAGCTGAGTGAGTCGCTCGGCGTCAGCGGCGCGCTGCTCATCCGCATTTTCAACCGTCAGGCGGCCGAAGAAGCGCAGTTTGCCGAGTCCAACGCCAGATTGCGTGACCTCCAGGTTCGTCAGGCCCTCATCGGCCGCTGGCTCTTCATGTGGCTTGGCATGTTTTCGTCCATCGGTCCGGCGCTGTTGTGGGGCTATGGCGGCTGGCTGGTGATTCATCACCAGATTGGCCTCGGTGTCATTGTGGCCTTCACCACCTTGCTCTCCCGCCTGTACGGGCCGCTCAATCAGCTGGCCCAGGTGCATGTGAGCGTCCTCTCTTCCGTCGCGCTGTTCCGGCGGATTTTCGCGCTGCTCGACACCGAACCGGAGGTGCGCGACGGCGATGTGTCGATTCCGCCAAACAGCGTACAGGGACAAATCCGGCTGGAACATGTGTGGTTCTCGTATCCGTCAACCGGCGAGGCAAAGGCACCGCAGGACGCGCCGGTTCGGTGGGCGCTCAAAGACGTCAGCCTGACGATTGAACCCGGCGAAACCGTCGCCTTGGTCGGCCCAAGCGGTGCTGGCAAGACCACGCTGCTCAATCTGATCCCGCGTTTCTCGGACGCCTCGCGGGGGCAGCTGTACCTGGACGGGATGGATGTCAAAAGCTTAACCTTGACCTCGCTCCGCTCACAGATGGGCCTGGTCCCGCAGGATCCGTTCTTTTTCCACGACACCGTGGTGAACAATTTGCGTCTTGCCAAGCCAGATGCAACCCAGGCGGAGATGGAGGCGGCCTGTCGCGCCGCGCAAATCCACGACACCATCGCGGCGCTGCCGCAAGGGTATGAGACGGTCGTCGGCGAGCGCGGATATCGCCTGTCCGGCGGCGAACGCCAGCGCCTTGCCATTGCGCGCGTGCTGCTGCAGAATCCAAAAATTGTCCTGCTTGATGAAGCCACCAGTTCGCTGGACACGGTGGTCGAACGACAAATCCAGGAGGCGCTGGCGGTTTTGTTACAAGGACGTACCGCGGTCATGATCGCGCACCGGTTGTCGACGATTTTAAAGTCGGACAAAATTGTGGTCATGGAGAAGGGACGGGTCATCGCCGTCGGAACACATCATTCTCTGGTCCATCACAATCCGCTGTATACCCGATTGTACGAGACGCAGTTTCAGGTCGAACCGTAAACAGCAGGACCCTGGCAGGTGCGTACGTAGGTTTCATAGTCTTCGACTTCCGCCGCCATGCGGTTCGCATCCCAGCCGAGCAGTTCTGCCATGACCTTTGCAATCGGGTGCGCGACCGAGCGTCCGTGCCCAGCAGAGAAATGGTAGTAATCCGTGCGGCGGACCAGGACATCCTCCAAGCGCACCGCCATTTCGTGGCGGACGAGGTAGGCAATTTCCGCGGCGACGAGCTGGCGCGGCGCATCTAAGCAGGTTTGCATCGCCTTGTCGGACGCATAGAGGTCGCACAGGCTGGGCCATGCAGAACCGAAGGTACTGACCCACCGCTTGGCCACCGACGCTGGCACGCCCCGGTCAACGCACGCCTCCAGGGCGTCTTGGCCAATCTCGCCGCCCCCCCCGAGCGGTTCCGTCAGCGAAGCCTTCAGCGGACGTGCCCACGCGGGCTGCATGCCCGCGTGTTCAGCCGCAGCCGCCCACGCGCGTTCGGCCATCTTGCGAAACCCGGTGAGTTTCCCGCCCGCGACGGAAATCAACCCGCTTGGACTGACGATGATTTCGTCCCGCCGCGAGATTTGCGACGGGGACTTACCGGGTTCGTGCAGGAGCGGGCGCACGCCGGCCCAGCACCCGATGATGTCCGCTGCGGACACATCAACATCAGGAAATACTTGGTGAATGCAATCCAAGAGATAGCGTACGTCGGCGGGCGTGACGGTCGGTGCCCCCGGGTCGCCGTCGTAGTCTGTATCCGTCGTGCCCACATAGGTGCAGTCGCCGTGCGGAATCGCGAACAGGGTGCGCTCATCGACGCCCGGAAACATCACCGTCAGGTCGAGGGGGAACCTGGCCTGTGAAAACACCAGGTGAATGCCCTTGGTCAGGTGCAGCCGCTTGGCATTCATGGCGGCATCCCGCTGTGCGGTGTCGAGGGACCGAACGTGATCGACCCACGGGCCAGCAGCGTTCACCACCGCACGCGCTCGCAGAGGATAGCGTTCACCGGTCAGGACGTCCGTCACCACGGCGCCGGTGACGCGCCCGTCCGCATACGTCAATGCATCGACGCGTGCGTAGTTCATCGCGGCGCATCCGCGCTGGCAAGCTGCTTTGAGGGTCTCCACCACCATCCGCGCGTCATTCGTCGAAAACTCGTCATACTGCAGCCCGCCAACGAGGCGCTCTGTCCGCAGGCTGCGCACCTTCTCCAGGACCTGCGCCCGTTTCAGCGACTGGTGGCGGTGCTCACTGTCTACACCCGCGAGACGGTCAAACAGGGTCAACCCCATCCGGGCCGTCAACGGACGCATGCCGATATCGGTATACAGGGGAATCAAAACGGGCTGGCGGTGCACGAGGTGCGGCGCGATGCGCTGCAACACATCCCGCTCTCGGCTCACCTCTCGCACCAGGGCCACTTGGCCTTGGGCGAGGTAGCGTAACCCACCGTGAATCAATTTGGACGAACGGCTGCTCGTGCCGCTGGCAAAGTCGCCCTGCTCCACGACCAAGGCGCGCGCCTGACGAAGCGATGCCTCACGCAGCACGCCTGCTCCCGTGATCCCGCCGCCAATGATGAGCACATCCAGTTCTCCAGCCGCGGCTTGCTGCAAGTATGACCGGCGTGCAGCGGCCGAACATGCCCCCGCGAATGGCCCCGCCGATGCTTCCGCCGCAAAGGACGACTCCGTCAATGCATTCGCCTCCCTGCCGTCTCGACACGTTCATGGCTCAGTGTATTCTGCGGCAGCACCGAAACATGCCGGGACAACCGGCGGAACTACAGGCCGGGGCGCTGCACGGGGCGTGACGGAATGCGTCCATCCCCGTCCGTCGTGTCTTTCCGCGTGATCGCAAGATAGGTCACGACGATCACGATGAGGATCGTCAACACGAGGCTCACCGGACCCCCGCCCACGCCGAGTCCGCCGGCGCTTTTGGACACGCCGAACCAGTCCGCAAACGAGGCGCCGACTGGCCGCGTCATGATGTACGAAAACCAAAAGGCAAATACGCTGTTGAGGCGAAACTTCCAGTACCCGAGGGCAGGTAGTAACAGCAGGACAGAAAAGAGCAGCCCAGACGTCAAGTACCCCAGGTGCAGGGTCGTCGCCGTCATGTCTCCCGCGGCTGTACCCAGCGCAAACGTGGCCACAATCGTTGCCCAGTAGAAGGCTTCGCGCCGCCGCGTCGTGATACTGTGAATCGAAAGCGTGTGCTCCGTCCGCTGCCACACCGTGAGAAGAACGAGCAGCGCCAGGAGGAAAAACGCCGTGGAGATGGCATATGGAATCCCGAGGACAATGTGAACGGCGTCTGCGGCCATCGTCCCAAAAATACTGACCATCACCACGGCCAGCCAATAGACCCATGCGATATATTTGCGCACAGCGAACTGCAGAACCAGTGCGCCAGCAAACAGCACGAAACCGAGCAGAACGGCCGCGTAAGGGCTGATATGTGTCACCAGGTAATCAGAAGTCGCCTCTCCCATCGCCGTCGAAAGCAGCTTCACAATCCAGAAGTACAACGTGATTTGCGGCACTTTGACGAACCATGGATGCCCGGGTGATGTGGGTGTCTCGCGAACATGGCGCATCGCAGATCCTCCTTTGGAATTCGCACAACGGATTTCGCAGAACCGCCGCAAGGGAAAGACGACGGACGAGCGAAAAAAGTTCACCGCAGGCGCCGCGTGAGGACACCATCGGCGCGCAACCCGCGTGCGCCGGTTGATACAGGGAACGCCCCGCCCGTCAACGGAATCGGTCAACCGAACCGGTCAACCCGGCCGCCTGGCCGCAGCATGTCCGCGTTCAAGGCAAAAAGGCCGGGTGGCCCACAACCTCTCCTTCAAACAGGGCGCGCAATTCGTCGACATGTCTGCGGTCCGACAGAACCAGCAGGTGGTCGGCCGCCTTCAGGCGTGTCGCCCCGCGCGGCACAATCACGCGATTGTCGCGGACGATGGCGTAGCACAGCGTGTTGTCCGGGAAAGGGATGTCCACCATTTTACGGTCAATCAGGCGAGACTCCGGCGCGATCTCGATGGGCACCACGATGGCATTCTCCCGCGCGATGGCGACCAGTTCAATCAGCCCTTCCGACGGGGACGGCTCCAGCAGCGACAGCTTATGCGCAAACGGCTTCACGGTCAGTCCCTGCACCAGCGTCGAGGCCAGCACGACGAAAAACACCGCATCCATCATGGTGTTTGGGGTGTAGCCCGGCGCGAGCGTCGCCGTCAGGACCAGGACAATCGGCACCGCCCCGCGCAGCCCCGCCCAACTGAGGAACAGTTTTTCGCGCCAGTGAAAGCCCATGCCGAGCGTGGACAGCCAAACCGCGAACGGCCGTGCAAACACGAGCGCCCCGAGGGCGAGGCCAATGCCCGGTAGAAAAATGGTGACGAGCCGATGGGGCACCATTTCTAGCCCCAGCACCACGAACATCAGAATGTGCATCGTCCAGGCGAGGCCTTCATGAAATCGCATGATGCTGTGCCGGTGCTCCATCCGTCGATTCCCCATCACCACCGACGCGACATACACGGACAGGAACCCGCTTCCGTGCAGCAGGTTTGCGACCGCAAAGGACAACAGCGCGAACGCTAAAGACAGGGTCGGATACAGACCGCCCGTGTCCAGTTTGATTCGCTGGTTCGCGAACGAGCCCAAATATCCAGTCGCAATGCCAACGGCGAGGCCGACCAGCATCTGCAGTGCGAACGTCCCGAGGACAGCGCCTGTTGCAGTCCAGAAGGGCCCCGTGCCGTGGACCGACCACTGGATGAGCACCAGCGTGAGAAAAAACGCCATCGGGTCATTCGTACCCGATTCGACTTCCAGCACATCGACCAGCCGCTTGCGCAGGGGTTGTCCACCCAGCATCGTGAAAACGGAAGCGGCATCTGTCGAGCTGACGGCGACGCCCAGCAAGGCGGATGGATAGAACGGAAGACGCAGCAAGAAATACGCCAGCGCCCCCATGACCAGCGAACTGAGCAGCACGCCGACCGTGGCCAGCGACAGCGCTGGCGCCCAGACCCCGCGAATTCGTTCGATGGAAGTGTGCAGCCCGCCTTCGAACAGAATCAGAATGAGGGCCACATAGCCAATCGCATGCGCCCAAGTCAGCGGGACCGCCGACGCAATGTGGAATCCGCCGGGTCCTAACAGCACCCCAATGGCGACAAAGACAATCAGGACAGGCAAGCCCAGTCGGCTTCCGACACGCGCTGCCCACACGCCCGCCAGCAGAATCACGGACAAGAGGAGGAGAACCGACTCCATCGCCCGCCTCCTTTCGATTCAGATTCATTCCCAGATAACCCTATCGGGCGCGATGCAGGGGCTGCGCCAGCGCGGAAACGTCTTCCTCCACTCGTTCCATGCCCTGGAGCACCACGTCTTTGGCGTCGCGAATGGCCTGGTTGTAAATGTGCGGCCCCAATTCCTGCAGCATGAAATCCAGGAGATTGCCTGCGGCAAGTTCTCCGATGGATTCTCCCCATTCCGCCTCTATGTACGCCTGAATATCGCTGATCAACAGCTGCTTTTGTTCCCTGGGCAGTTTCAACAAAATCACGATTTCTC
Above is a genomic segment from Alicyclobacillus cycloheptanicus containing:
- the gabT gene encoding 4-aminobutyrate--2-oxoglutarate transaminase, with protein sequence MYCFLGGSSLSTSQPFVRPSAIERRQKYVPKGVSVQNSITVTRAQGVRLWDADGMEYLDFAGGIGCLNVGHSHPEVVTAVKEQAERFFHTCFHVAMNEPYLQLVEELCRIAPMDGEKKALLANSGAEAVENAIKVSRSYTNRCAVMAFDYAFHGRTNMGLALTSKVHPYKAGFGPFVPEVYRLPFANCYRCPFGQTYGDCGYQCVTAIIQAFDTYVDANDVAAVIVEPVQGEGGFIVPPPDYLPKIRKICADRGILFIVDEVQTGFGRTGKMFSTNHYTNLDPDIVVMAKSLGAGLPISAVVGKAEIMDSTEVGGLGGTYGGNPLAAVAALKVIEVIEREGLAERAVEIGRKMCAVLLELQKRYPVIGDVRAQGAMVAMEFVKSRDTKEPYPEAVSAVSDKCLKNGLVTIKAGVYNNVMRFLMPLIITDEDLEQGLQILSDAVAETAEEAGWTS
- a CDS encoding sigma-54 interaction domain-containing protein, producing MIPAFLALNVLDTPILFFNEHDQLTWANDAAHATFSELKMGQVWNTMPFPDGYLYQLHAFSHEFTVGTLVECIRNEDISIRSENHVLQARNRELERLLDAASDELFVTDGDGRILLVNQSTESFYEMKLEDIIGRTVFELEEQRVFYPSVTAMVLRERRRQTILQKTRDGRNLAVTGTPVVNDNGDIVRVISTAIDLHQLAFFQPEMRQNGNPYDFGEAPAEAPFDTKIIAESQPMRDLQRRINRLASFDAAVLLMGETGVGKNVLANHIHKISRRSSEPFVEINCATIPDALFESELFGYERGAFTGSNRSGKPGKVEVAHGGTLFLDEIGEIPLHMQSKLLDLVQNHTFTRVGSVHSKTVDVRIIAATNRDLREMVEKGLFRADLYYRLDVIKLHVPPLRERLADIPALSMAILSDLAKRHRQPPKTLHPSTVSVLQSYPWPGNIRELHNVLEQVVVWQDAQIILPIHLPEHVQHHSQQPSMDIHHPGGDDDIRPLEGGLSELLNRYERQVLQHALARWGTTYAIAEQLKVSQPTVSRKLKKHGLI
- a CDS encoding MarR family winged helix-turn-helix transcriptional regulator, with the protein product MDSGYMDQFLTYWQAINRHLRRGMLSAGTEHITRLQWMLLRHVHKASNTTMGSLAEKFGVRPSTVSQMTDRLEKAGLVTRLSGTQDARQKVVRLTPKGEELIHQVEAVWAERLVQGLNHFTDSELAQLIELLGRLANAMRDANTNDETNTNIETN
- a CDS encoding MFS transporter: MLLRRYKDKTVLHLQIARTLRSITQGIAVVDLTLYLKDLHWSGAAIGAVMSAAGLVGAALILLVGIMSDRLGRKPFLIVYEILTAIAALLMVFTTQPVILTLIIVLTGFGRGQNGAAGPFTPAEQAWMAARVPQSERGSVFSTNTALGFFGMAIGALVAGTPSLWREQLPGALGFHPLFVLMFLISLACVTVIATAPTGKTVDTASTHTRNPAPPAPALSNKATESTIRRQENRNMAKLAAVNVLNGLAIGFMGPMMSYWFSTKFGVSSSEIGTTLAVSFLLTALSSLITGFLTRRFGMVRSVVWLQLFGIAMVILLPLAPTFWLASAIYVIRSAFSRGTQGARSALSSSLTRDQRRGFSVSMNSLAMRLPSAIGPTLSGTMLDAGIFTVPFLITGALQLCSTLLYGRLFRGFDVHGSDEERPAHPDDQRKEST
- a CDS encoding ABC transporter ATP-binding protein; its protein translation is MQEMRELRAGAGLGGHGGGNRWQMRELAKGEHFDWPIIRRALEAFVPYWKHAILVSFVILATSVGGVVPAWLTQQIIDEGIDKRRMSVVIFFTLALILTAIATGLISVLQTWLSNLIAQNVMADYRMTLFRHLQRQTVSFFASRQAGDLVSRVTNDVTAIQNVVTTTIVGFLSNLLSIAATLFMMFSMNWKLAVLAVIVVPGFVIPTQRVGRARQELQAKIQEWLSRMTVQLSESLGVSGALLIRIFNRQAAEEAQFAESNARLRDLQVRQALIGRWLFMWLGMFSSIGPALLWGYGGWLVIHHQIGLGVIVAFTTLLSRLYGPLNQLAQVHVSVLSSVALFRRIFALLDTEPEVRDGDVSIPPNSVQGQIRLEHVWFSYPSTGEAKAPQDAPVRWALKDVSLTIEPGETVALVGPSGAGKTTLLNLIPRFSDASRGQLYLDGMDVKSLTLTSLRSQMGLVPQDPFFFHDTVVNNLRLAKPDATQAEMEAACRAAQIHDTIAALPQGYETVVGERGYRLSGGERQRLAIARVLLQNPKIVLLDEATSSLDTVVERQIQEALAVLLQGRTAVMIAHRLSTILKSDKIVVMEKGRVIAVGTHHSLVHHNPLYTRLYETQFQVEP
- a CDS encoding glycerol-3-phosphate dehydrogenase/oxidase; translation: MTESSFAAEASAGPFAGACSAAARRSYLQQAAAGELDVLIIGGGITGAGVLREASLRQARALVVEQGDFASGTSSRSSKLIHGGLRYLAQGQVALVREVSRERDVLQRIAPHLVHRQPVLIPLYTDIGMRPLTARMGLTLFDRLAGVDSEHRHQSLKRAQVLEKVRSLRTERLVGGLQYDEFSTNDARMVVETLKAACQRGCAAMNYARVDALTYADGRVTGAVVTDVLTGERYPLRARAVVNAAGPWVDHVRSLDTAQRDAAMNAKRLHLTKGIHLVFSQARFPLDLTVMFPGVDERTLFAIPHGDCTYVGTTDTDYDGDPGAPTVTPADVRYLLDCIHQVFPDVDVSAADIIGCWAGVRPLLHEPGKSPSQISRRDEIIVSPSGLISVAGGKLTGFRKMAERAWAAAAEHAGMQPAWARPLKASLTEPLGGGGEIGQDALEACVDRGVPASVAKRWVSTFGSAWPSLCDLYASDKAMQTCLDAPRQLVAAEIAYLVRHEMAVRLEDVLVRRTDYYHFSAGHGRSVAHPIAKVMAELLGWDANRMAAEVEDYETYVRTCQGPAVYGST
- a CDS encoding COG4705 family protein — translated: MRHVRETPTSPGHPWFVKVPQITLYFWIVKLLSTAMGEATSDYLVTHISPYAAVLLGFVLFAGALVLQFAVRKYIAWVYWLAVVMVSIFGTMAADAVHIVLGIPYAISTAFFLLALLVLLTVWQRTEHTLSIHSITTRRREAFYWATIVATFALGTAAGDMTATTLHLGYLTSGLLFSVLLLLPALGYWKFRLNSVFAFWFSYIMTRPVGASFADWFGVSKSAGGLGVGGGPVSLVLTILIVIVVTYLAITRKDTTDGDGRIPSRPVQRPGL
- a CDS encoding potassium/proton antiporter, whose protein sequence is MESVLLLLSVILLAGVWAARVGSRLGLPVLIVFVAIGVLLGPGGFHIASAVPLTWAHAIGYVALILILFEGGLHTSIERIRGVWAPALSLATVGVLLSSLVMGALAYFLLRLPFYPSALLGVAVSSTDAASVFTMLGGQPLRKRLVDVLEVESGTNDPMAFFLTLVLIQWSVHGTGPFWTATGAVLGTFALQMLVGLAVGIATGYLGSFANQRIKLDTGGLYPTLSLAFALLSFAVANLLHGSGFLSVYVASVVMGNRRMEHRHSIMRFHEGLAWTMHILMFVVLGLEMVPHRLVTIFLPGIGLALGALVFARPFAVWLSTLGMGFHWREKLFLSWAGLRGAVPIVLVLTATLAPGYTPNTMMDAVFFVVLASTLVQGLTVKPFAHKLSLLEPSPSEGLIELVAIARENAIVVPIEIAPESRLIDRKMVDIPFPDNTLCYAIVRDNRVIVPRGATRLKAADHLLVLSDRRHVDELRALFEGEVVGHPAFLP
- a CDS encoding DUF2164 domain-containing protein; translated protein: MILLKLPREQKQLLISDIQAYIEAEWGESIGELAAGNLLDFMLQELGPHIYNQAIRDAKDVVLQGMERVEEDVSALAQPLHRAR